In Quercus robur chromosome 11, dhQueRobu3.1, whole genome shotgun sequence, the following proteins share a genomic window:
- the LOC126707655 gene encoding aldehyde dehydrogenase family 7 member A1, with translation MGFTKKEFEFLGEIGVGPDNLGGYVDGKWKATGPVVSSVNPSNNQEIARVTEASIEDYEEGMKACNEAAKKWMSIPAPKRGEIVRQIGDALRAKLEFLGRLVSLEMGKILPEGIGEVQEIIDMCDYAVGLSRQLNGSIIPSERPDHMMFEVWNPLGIVGVITAFNFPCAVLGWNACIALVSGNCVVWKGAPTTPLITVAVTKLVAEVFEKNNLPGAIFTSFCGGAEIGQAISKDTRIALVSFTGSSKVGSIVQKTVNERFGKCLLELSGNNAIIVMDDADIDLAARSVLFAAVGTAGQRCTTCRRLYLHESIYQKVLDQLIGVYKQVKVGDPLEKGTLVGPVHTRASSDNFEKGISSIKSQARKILVGGSVIESDGNFVQPTIVEISPDASIVKEELFGPVLYVMKFKTLDEAIEMNNSVPQGLSSSIFTRKPEIIFKWIGPHGSDCGIVNVNIPTNGAEIGGAFGGEKATGGGREAGSDSWKQYMRRSTCTINYGSELPLAQGINFG, from the exons atggggtTCACTAAGAAAGAGTTCGAATTTCTGGGTGAGATCGGTGTGGGACCCGACAACCTCGGTGGTTATGTCGATGGTAAATGGAAAGCAACTGGGCCTGTCGTCTCCTCTGTTAATCCTTCAAACAATCAG GAAATTGCTAGAGTCACTGAAGCATCAATTGAAGATTATGAGGAGGGAATGAAAGCTTGCAATGAAGCAGCCAAGAAATGGATGAGT ATCCCTGCACCAAAGAGAGGGGAAATAGTTAGACAGATAGGAGATGCACTAAGAGCTAAATTGGAGTTTCTGGGTAGGCTTGTGTCGCTTGAGATGGGAAAGATACTTCCTGAGGGAATAGGGGAGGTTCAA GAAATTATTGATATGTGCGATTATGCTGTTGGTTTAAGCCGGCAACTGAATGGATCTATCATACCTTCCGAAC gTCCAGATCATATGATGTTTGAG GTGTGGAATCCACTGGGGATAGTGGGTGTAATCACTGCTTTCAACTTCCCATGCGCTGTTCTTG GGTGGAATGCCTGCATTGCTTTAGTATCTGGTAACTGTGTTGTGTG GAAGGGTGCTCCAACGACTCCATTGATAACTGTTGCAGTGACTAAGCTTGTGGCAGAGGTTTTTGAGAAGAACAACTTGCCAGGTGCAATATTCACATCTTTCTGTGGAGGTGCTGAAATTGGTCAAGCAATATCGAAAGATACACGTATAGCACTGGTCTCATTCACTGGAAGCTCAAAG GTAGGTTCAATAGTCCAGAAAACGGTAAATGAAAGGTTTGGCAAATGCTTGCTTGAATTAAGTGGGAACAATGCGATAATTGTCATGGATGATGCCGACATCGACCTAGCTGCGCGTTCTGTTTTGTTTGCAGCTGTTGGTACAGCTGGTCAGCGCTGCACAACATGCCGCAGACTG TATCTTCATGAAAGCATATACCAGAAGGTATTAGATCAACTAATTGGAGTTTACAAGCAAGTCAAAGTTGGGGACCCCTTGGAGAAAGGAACTCTGGTTGGACCAGTACATACTCGTGCCTCAAGTGACAACTTTGAGAAAGGGATTTCAAGCATAAAATCCCAGGCAA GGAAAATCCTGGTAGGTGGATCAGTTATAGAATCAGATGGAAATTTTGTGCAGCCGACCATTGTTGAGATCTCCCCTGATGCCTCCATAGTGAAAGAAGAATTGTTTGGTCCTGTTCTGTATGTTATGAAATTCAAG ACTCTAGATGAAGCAATTGAAATGAACAATTCTGTACCACAAGGATTGAGTAGTTCAATCTTCACACGCAAGCCTGAGATTATATTTAAATGGATAGG GCCACATGGTAGTGATTGTGGTATAGTGAATGTAAACATACCTACAAATGGAGCTGAAATTGGTGGTGCTTTTGGTGGAGAAAAGGCAACTGGTGGTGGTCGTGAAGCAGGAAGCGACTCTTGGAAGCAATACATGCGACGATCAACATG CACAATCAATTATGGAAGTGAACTACCATTGGCTCAGGGAATTAATTTTGGCTAA